A portion of the Ficedula albicollis isolate OC2 chromosome 4, FicAlb1.5, whole genome shotgun sequence genome contains these proteins:
- the RPL34 gene encoding 60S ribosomal protein L34: protein MVQRLTYRRRLSYNTASNKTRLSRTPGNRIVYLYTKKVGKAPKSACGICPGRLRGVRAVRPKVLMRLSKTKKHVSRAYGGSMCAKCVRDRIKRAFLIEEQKIVVKVLKAQAQSQKSK, encoded by the exons ATGGTGCAGCGCCTGACATACCGCCGTAGGTTGTCCTACAACACAGCTTCCAACAAGACCAGACT gtccCGAACACCCGGGAACAGGATTGTTTACCTTTACACCAAGAAAGTGGGAAAGGCCCCCAAGTCAGCATGTGGTATTTGCCCAGGAAGACTTCGTGGT GTCCGTGCTGTGCGCCCCAAAGTTCTGATGAGGCTGTCAAAAACGAAGAAGCACGTTAGCAGAGCCTATGGTGGTTCCATGTGTGCTAAGTGTGTCCGTGACAG gatcAAGCGAGCTTTTCTTATTGAGGAGCAGAAGATCGTTGTGAAAGTGTTGAAGGCACAAGCACAGAGCCAGAAGTCAAAGTGA